In the genome of Mucisphaera calidilacus, one region contains:
- a CDS encoding PEP-CTERM sorting domain-containing protein (PEP-CTERM proteins occur, often in large numbers, in the proteomes of bacteria that also encode an exosortase, a predicted intramembrane cysteine proteinase. The presence of a PEP-CTERM domain at a protein's C-terminus predicts cleavage within the sorting domain, followed by covalent anchoring to some some component of the (usually Gram-negative) cell surface. Many PEP-CTERM proteins exhibit an unusual sequence composition that includes large numbers of potential glycosylation sites. Expression of one such protein has been shown restore the ability of a bacterium to form floc, a type of biofilm.), whose product MRTACTTATLLVATLGLTANAQTPKVLISDAFERVTGNADPENGPTLSDWGANDNALGGGILQTYITTPTRGGTGGVDQTVQEADGDEFDGDLDNEGVIRFGTTMVDYDLASDPDVLFGGGYTVSFDFRRLAGFLSFYIGYDPVDAANTDGGAAFGPVTSGFAGEHAWIFQDDGLGTGRMQLFESGNQLLPPGDINGAFGISTELHTTLITVSAPDGFDTGDLVTASVSVDGSPVLDATHTVASDGMHFGYVGWSANSGNAQIDNLVIASLDTAPEGLEGDFNNDGVVDDADIDIIAAAIGGGSSDLKYDLDSSGTVDAADLDAMITDVIGTLFGDANLDQTVDLLDLSALASNFEGTAGWAGGNFNTDTSVDLLDLSTLASNFNQSAPTVPEPTALVMLTIGAATIARRR is encoded by the coding sequence ATGAGAACAGCCTGCACCACCGCCACACTGCTCGTCGCCACGCTTGGCCTGACAGCCAACGCCCAGACACCGAAGGTCCTCATCTCGGACGCCTTCGAGCGGGTCACGGGTAATGCCGACCCCGAGAACGGCCCAACCCTTTCCGACTGGGGAGCGAACGACAACGCCCTGGGCGGCGGCATCCTCCAGACCTACATCACCACGCCCACCCGAGGCGGCACGGGCGGGGTCGACCAGACGGTTCAGGAGGCAGACGGCGATGAATTCGACGGCGATCTCGACAACGAGGGCGTCATCCGGTTCGGCACCACCATGGTCGACTACGACCTGGCCTCAGACCCGGACGTTCTTTTCGGCGGCGGATATACCGTCTCATTCGACTTCCGACGGCTCGCGGGTTTCCTCTCCTTCTACATCGGATACGACCCCGTCGATGCCGCCAACACAGACGGCGGCGCGGCCTTCGGCCCGGTCACCAGCGGCTTCGCGGGTGAACACGCCTGGATCTTCCAGGATGACGGTCTGGGCACGGGAAGGATGCAGCTGTTTGAGAGCGGGAACCAGCTCCTCCCGCCTGGCGACATCAACGGCGCTTTCGGCATCTCCACCGAACTCCACACGACCCTGATTACCGTGTCGGCACCCGACGGCTTCGACACCGGTGACCTGGTGACCGCCTCGGTTTCGGTCGACGGCAGCCCCGTGCTGGACGCGACACACACCGTTGCCTCCGACGGCATGCACTTCGGCTACGTCGGCTGGTCCGCAAACTCCGGCAACGCCCAGATCGACAACCTCGTCATCGCGTCACTGGACACCGCGCCCGAAGGGCTCGAAGGCGATTTCAACAACGATGGCGTCGTGGATGATGCCGACATCGACATCATCGCCGCGGCTATCGGCGGCGGATCAAGCGACCTCAAGTACGACCTCGACAGCAGCGGCACGGTCGACGCGGCCGACCTCGACGCGATGATCACGGACGTGATCGGCACGCTTTTTGGCGACGCCAACCTCGATCAGACCGTCGACCTGCTCGACCTCTCGGCGCTCGCCTCGAACTTCGAAGGGACCGCGGGTTGGGCGGGCGGAAACTTCAACACCGACACGTCCGTCGACCTGCTTGACCTCTCGACGCTGGCCAGCAACTTCAACCAGTCAGCGCCAACCGTCCCCGAGCCGACCGCACTCGTGATGCTCACGATCGGCGCAGCCACCATCGCTCGCAGACGATAA
- a CDS encoding type II secretion system protein, with product MFMHRDTAASPRLTSRGFTLIELLVVISIIALLIGILLPALGAARSTARNAADLSNLRQIGVAYFAWLTDNDFSGFSDYPMNLLTQGGYIDLENTDTVNICPETESPTDVDDAVSQGATQIGANDWGGTASVAYQRGTFGGFVTRSSYTYNAWLATEQFANGTPNFVGNSYGFSYRDEFRWQNFDRVRNTSNVPLAGDGCWIAIAPDETRPAPGALAIHDRSAPFTNLQPFRIYGFHEMYMDRHGSHVNMGFVDGSVRNVPIDDLWDLEWHDNYDFDLAMKPSQLK from the coding sequence ATGTTCATGCATCGAGACACAGCCGCATCACCCAGATTGACATCCAGAGGCTTCACCCTCATCGAACTCCTTGTCGTGATCTCCATCATCGCGCTGCTGATCGGCATCCTGTTGCCCGCGCTGGGGGCCGCACGCTCCACCGCACGCAACGCCGCCGACCTCAGCAACCTGCGGCAGATCGGCGTCGCCTATTTCGCGTGGCTGACCGACAACGACTTTTCCGGATTCTCGGATTACCCCATGAACCTCCTCACCCAGGGCGGTTACATCGATCTTGAGAATACCGACACCGTGAACATCTGCCCCGAGACCGAATCACCCACCGATGTCGATGACGCCGTCTCTCAGGGTGCAACACAGATCGGGGCGAACGACTGGGGGGGCACCGCAAGCGTCGCCTACCAGCGCGGAACCTTTGGAGGGTTCGTGACCCGCAGCAGCTACACCTACAACGCGTGGCTCGCCACCGAGCAGTTCGCCAACGGCACCCCGAACTTCGTCGGCAACTCTTATGGCTTTTCGTATCGTGATGAGTTCCGCTGGCAGAACTTCGACAGGGTCCGCAACACAAGCAACGTGCCTCTCGCGGGCGACGGATGCTGGATCGCCATCGCCCCGGACGAGACACGCCCCGCACCCGGCGCCCTTGCCATCCACGACCGCTCGGCCCCCTTCACGAATCTCCAGCCTTTCCGGATCTACGGCTTCCACGAGATGTACATGGATCGGCACGGCAGCCACGTCAACATGGGCTTCGTTGATGGCAGCGTGCGCAACGTCCCGATCGACGATCTGTGGGACCTGGAGTGGCACGACAACTACGACTTCGACCTCGCCATGAAACCGTCGCAGCTGAAATAA
- a CDS encoding glycoside hydrolase family 2 protein, whose amino-acid sequence MYTTDRNILHRLMILIAAVAACSLLVSPTRAQNIEGDPAKARQQELAQQEAGLGLAAGGTAAEILPKVRLTPRDVSITGLDEHRITLDGTWRFVHEVPESFDGSAGSVKDWGEVQIPRHYALQGYPRMHRKFGVPVAYAKRFTIPDTWRGRRVALRFEGVDGYAKLWVNGQPAGKNDIATLPSEYDITPFIRAGENELTLTVEKSLVTHWSRRELGGITRTVYLQAMTEVNLARLHVDTRLNADAASATMNVHLRVANQSDAVTSNLFVQLALERADGTPVAIDSAEARTPLPAIAPGQTLEFMIPVRVHNIETWTAESPSLYIVTGELIDEERSLMSARQRFGFRDVRVAGHQLLINGSPVKLRGTNYHITHPDHGESVPRDLIQHDIELFKGCNFNALRSRPTPVYDYVELCDEMGVYTTVEAMVSIMMYDKGPAGDYGADPAIAGPYRHHVATMIESYYSNPSVITWGLGNECAYYDYFKVAALGMHKRDPSRPLFFGSDNRLGVGIPYMDINDDHYPRNRGNRASVSIDDLSHVADDAWDYPDDRPVFFTEWLHVHTNNVKEIAYDPGVDEFWARYAEIHLNHMYRMPHFLGGFHFKGAPYRNIGAPGIWRGVFDADRRINNLYWHVLKSHSPVRIHETAGLWDPVTQTLNFAVENRYDFTSLDELTLNWTHGDQTGQAVAVGDPGQTGKLMIPMTDPADPRPISLEVRDPHGALIDRYHLTVRGTQQQRQTPAAGKNHPLEIEQTDDLLIVTTGDVRYTLDRTTGLITQAARGGDVVIDGSPSLLALPAQLKNFRGQQKRTLVNQAVGWQAQHVDVSQREDHVRILATGRYTQAEGTITTTLHADGTAELAYDFTWTGTQPFALFSSGLTFPVTASHDRIRWDRKALWSVYPDDHIGRSSGIAIAAGNPALAASRTSYTEGPRPWPWSADLVSGVTRDFRSTKFDIRTAGLIDQQNKGLLVVGNGRQHVQAVPRNDDLEGNIFTAELHGPPADGFDLHVLDFHNGGTEPHLLKSIHFELRDIEFGSRLTGGATLRLGTYSEDAGR is encoded by the coding sequence ATGTACACCACCGACCGCAACATCCTGCATCGCCTCATGATCCTGATCGCTGCTGTGGCGGCGTGTTCACTCCTTGTCTCGCCGACGCGTGCCCAGAACATCGAGGGTGATCCCGCCAAAGCACGCCAACAAGAACTGGCTCAGCAGGAGGCCGGCCTCGGCCTGGCCGCAGGTGGCACCGCCGCAGAGATTCTGCCCAAGGTTCGCCTAACACCACGAGATGTCTCGATCACCGGGCTCGACGAACACCGCATCACGCTCGACGGAACCTGGCGGTTCGTCCACGAGGTCCCCGAGTCGTTCGACGGCAGCGCAGGCAGCGTCAAGGACTGGGGCGAGGTACAGATCCCGCGCCATTACGCCTTGCAGGGCTACCCGCGCATGCACCGCAAATTCGGCGTCCCGGTCGCTTACGCCAAACGCTTCACCATCCCCGACACGTGGCGGGGAAGGCGCGTCGCCCTGCGTTTCGAGGGTGTCGACGGCTACGCCAAGCTCTGGGTCAACGGCCAGCCGGCGGGCAAGAACGACATCGCCACCCTGCCCAGCGAGTACGACATCACCCCCTTCATCCGCGCCGGCGAGAACGAACTCACACTCACCGTCGAGAAATCTCTGGTCACGCACTGGTCGCGCAGAGAACTCGGCGGGATCACACGCACCGTCTACCTGCAGGCCATGACCGAAGTCAATCTCGCGCGCCTCCACGTTGATACCCGGCTAAATGCCGACGCAGCAAGCGCGACCATGAACGTGCACCTCCGCGTCGCCAACCAGAGCGACGCCGTCACGAGCAACCTCTTCGTGCAGCTCGCGCTCGAACGGGCCGACGGAACACCCGTAGCCATCGATTCCGCCGAAGCACGGACACCGCTTCCCGCGATCGCGCCAGGCCAGACGCTCGAGTTCATGATCCCGGTGCGGGTGCACAACATCGAGACGTGGACCGCGGAATCACCCAGCCTCTACATCGTCACCGGCGAACTGATCGACGAAGAACGCTCGCTGATGTCTGCCCGCCAGCGCTTCGGCTTCCGCGACGTTCGTGTCGCAGGACATCAGCTGTTGATCAATGGCTCGCCGGTCAAGCTGCGCGGCACCAACTACCACATCACCCACCCGGATCATGGCGAATCGGTGCCTCGCGACCTCATCCAGCACGACATCGAACTCTTCAAGGGCTGCAACTTCAACGCCCTGCGATCACGCCCCACGCCGGTCTACGACTACGTGGAGCTCTGCGACGAGATGGGTGTCTACACCACGGTCGAGGCGATGGTCTCCATCATGATGTACGACAAGGGGCCCGCCGGCGACTACGGCGCCGACCCGGCCATCGCGGGGCCCTACCGCCACCACGTCGCCACCATGATCGAGAGTTACTACTCCAACCCCTCGGTCATCACCTGGGGCCTCGGCAACGAGTGCGCTTATTACGACTACTTCAAGGTCGCGGCTCTCGGCATGCACAAGCGAGACCCCTCGCGACCCCTGTTCTTCGGTTCCGACAACCGCCTGGGCGTCGGCATCCCCTACATGGATATCAACGACGACCACTACCCGCGCAATCGTGGCAACCGTGCGTCCGTCAGCATCGACGACCTCTCCCACGTCGCCGACGACGCCTGGGACTACCCCGATGACCGCCCGGTCTTCTTCACCGAGTGGCTCCACGTCCACACCAACAACGTCAAGGAGATCGCTTACGACCCCGGCGTCGACGAGTTCTGGGCCCGCTACGCCGAAATCCACCTCAACCACATGTACCGGATGCCACACTTCCTCGGCGGATTCCACTTCAAGGGAGCCCCCTACCGCAACATCGGTGCACCCGGAATCTGGCGTGGCGTCTTCGACGCCGACCGCCGCATCAACAACCTCTACTGGCACGTGCTCAAGTCTCACTCTCCGGTACGCATTCACGAGACAGCGGGGCTGTGGGATCCCGTGACACAAACGCTGAACTTTGCCGTCGAAAACCGCTACGACTTCACCTCCCTGGACGAACTCACACTCAACTGGACACACGGCGACCAGACCGGCCAGGCCGTGGCGGTTGGCGACCCGGGACAGACCGGGAAGCTGATGATCCCGATGACCGATCCCGCCGATCCTCGGCCGATCAGTCTCGAGGTCCGCGATCCCCACGGCGCACTGATCGATCGCTACCACCTCACCGTGCGAGGAACGCAGCAGCAACGCCAGACACCGGCCGCGGGAAAGAACCACCCGCTCGAGATCGAGCAGACCGACGACCTTCTGATCGTCACGACTGGTGATGTCCGCTACACCCTCGACCGGACAACCGGGCTGATCACGCAGGCCGCACGAGGTGGCGATGTCGTCATCGACGGATCACCCTCGCTCCTCGCCCTCCCGGCACAGCTCAAGAACTTCCGCGGCCAGCAGAAGCGCACACTCGTCAATCAGGCCGTGGGCTGGCAGGCGCAGCACGTCGACGTGAGCCAGCGCGAAGACCACGTCCGAATCCTCGCGACAGGACGATACACCCAAGCCGAGGGAACGATCACCACCACCCTCCACGCCGACGGCACTGCCGAGCTCGCCTATGACTTCACGTGGACCGGCACTCAGCCCTTCGCGCTCTTCAGTTCCGGGTTGACCTTTCCCGTTACGGCAAGTCACGACCGCATCCGCTGGGATCGCAAGGCGCTCTGGAGTGTCTACCCGGACGATCACATCGGCCGATCTTCGGGCATCGCCATCGCAGCCGGCAACCCTGCCCTGGCGGCATCCAGAACGTCGTACACCGAGGGCCCCAGGCCGTGGCCGTGGTCAGCCGACCTGGTCTCCGGCGTCACGCGCGACTTCCGAAGCACGAAGTTTGACATCCGCACCGCCGGCCTGATTGATCAACAAAACAAGGGACTGCTGGTGGTCGGCAACGGCAGGCAACACGTCCAGGCCGTCCCGCGCAACGATGACCTCGAAGGCAACATTTTCACCGCCGAACTCCACGGCCCGCCCGCAGACGGTTTCGATCTGCACGTTCTGGACTTCCACAACGGCGGAACCGAGCCCCACCTGCTCAAGTCGATCCACTTCGAACTCAGGGATATTGAGTTCGGCTCACGGCTGACCGGTGGAGCCACGCTGCGTCTGGGCACTTATTCCGAGGACGCAGGCCGATGA
- a CDS encoding family 43 glycosylhydrolase produces the protein MTITIQNTTPRRDIHGRIIDCHDGCLRHFEGRYYLYGTRYGNTDGFTRANRYVCYSSPDLENWTPHGEILDRFPDGIGYRPYVAWNPKTSRYVLWFNWYPELWDGQYGVAVASQPEGPYQLVAERTPVVMPQPGDHNLMVDDDGAGYLIYTSITETPDGHHHLSIERLDETMTTSTQENSGIIDSYVEAPALFRRDRWCYAIFGKTCCFGQQGSDARVYRSRDPLGPWSWAAEINRREDGTIVVPGQQTDVTALPTAEGVQWVWMADLWGSRPDGIKGHDLQHWEPLTFGSDGLPLTLEGCRTWSLTRPLQVHVKSDITPRRPGKASVSSTASPR, from the coding sequence ATGACCATCACCATCCAGAACACCACGCCGCGACGCGATATCCACGGCCGAATCATCGACTGCCACGACGGCTGCCTGCGCCACTTCGAGGGACGCTATTACCTCTACGGCACGCGCTATGGCAATACCGACGGGTTCACCAGGGCCAATCGCTACGTCTGCTACAGCTCCCCTGACCTTGAGAACTGGACACCACACGGCGAGATTCTTGACCGCTTCCCCGACGGCATCGGCTATCGGCCGTACGTCGCGTGGAACCCCAAGACCTCACGCTATGTGCTCTGGTTCAACTGGTACCCCGAGCTGTGGGATGGTCAATATGGCGTCGCGGTCGCCTCCCAACCCGAGGGACCCTATCAACTCGTCGCCGAGCGTACCCCGGTCGTCATGCCGCAGCCCGGTGATCACAACCTCATGGTCGACGACGACGGCGCCGGTTATCTGATCTACACCTCGATCACAGAAACGCCTGACGGCCATCACCACCTCAGCATCGAGCGGCTCGACGAGACCATGACCACCTCCACACAGGAGAACTCCGGGATCATTGACAGCTACGTCGAAGCACCGGCACTCTTCCGCAGGGACAGGTGGTGTTACGCCATCTTTGGCAAGACCTGCTGCTTCGGTCAGCAGGGTTCGGACGCCCGCGTCTACCGCAGCCGAGACCCCCTAGGCCCATGGTCGTGGGCCGCAGAAATCAACCGCAGGGAAGACGGCACCATTGTCGTCCCCGGACAACAGACCGACGTCACCGCGCTGCCGACCGCGGAGGGTGTCCAGTGGGTCTGGATGGCCGACCTGTGGGGGTCCAGACCCGACGGCATCAAGGGGCACGATCTCCAGCACTGGGAGCCGTTGACGTTCGGCAGCGACGGCCTGCCCCTGACGCTGGAGGGGTGTAGGACATGGTCGTTGACACGCCCGCTGCAGGTGCATGTTAAGTCGGATATCACACCCAGGCGTCCGGGCAAGGCATCGGTATCGTCAACCGCCTCACCACGATGA
- a CDS encoding ABC transporter ATP-binding protein — MSFFTDLGEVRAVDGVSFSMRRGSVLALVGESGCGKSVTSYALLRLIQKPGRITRGSIRAHRRGQGTTDIASLSEHDDTLYSLRGGWASMIFQEPMTALSPVHTIGSQIIESILLHQHVTKSQARSMAGDMLARVGIPGAHDRLDQYPHELSGGMRQRVVIAMALVCKPELLIANEPTTALDVTIQAQILTLLKGLQQDLGMGILMITHDIGVVAQIADEVAVMYLGKIVERGDVRTILKTPRHPYTIGLLRSLPSMNAGITRLPSIPGSVPGSSHLPAGCSFHPRCAYAVAGECDRGQPPDLVKVTNGHHAACLRAAEIDSAAQRSSSIPQPGDLQRHPHITLMNPPDDAPSASTPNAAQTDATHQHSEPILSVRRLSKHYPVLSKSLIRKRIGTVRACDNISFDLMPGETLGLVGESGCGKTTLGRAILRAIKPTSGEVLYRDETSNHYHDLASLREAELKPLRTQLQMIFQDPFSSLNPRMTIQQIVSEPLRIHRLASGSELHDRVAAILTRVGIRPEYRNRYPHAFSGGQRQRIGIARALIVRPRLIIADESVSALDVSVQAQVINLLADLQDEYRLTYIFIAHDLSVVKHICHRVAVMYAGRIVEIADKNTLFENPSHPYTRALLNAVPCPDPDITIEHQLSGEVADVANLPTGCAFNPRCREVMPACREQRPELQAISDRTQAACHLHNHAQTVAIRTPSDRS; from the coding sequence GTGAGCTTTTTCACCGACCTCGGGGAGGTCCGCGCGGTCGATGGCGTCTCCTTCAGCATGCGACGCGGCAGCGTGCTCGCGCTCGTCGGCGAATCCGGCTGTGGCAAGAGCGTGACGAGTTACGCCCTGCTCCGCCTGATCCAGAAGCCCGGACGCATCACACGAGGATCCATCCGCGCACACCGACGCGGCCAAGGCACCACCGACATCGCCTCGCTCAGCGAACACGACGACACGCTCTACAGCCTCAGAGGCGGCTGGGCGTCCATGATCTTCCAGGAACCGATGACGGCGCTCAGCCCCGTTCACACGATCGGCAGCCAGATCATCGAGAGCATCCTGCTACACCAGCACGTCACCAAAAGCCAGGCCAGAAGCATGGCGGGTGACATGCTCGCACGCGTGGGCATCCCCGGGGCACACGACCGACTCGACCAGTACCCGCACGAGCTCTCCGGCGGGATGCGTCAACGCGTCGTTATCGCCATGGCACTCGTCTGCAAACCCGAACTCCTCATCGCCAACGAACCCACAACCGCCCTCGACGTCACGATTCAGGCACAGATCCTCACACTGCTCAAGGGCCTCCAGCAGGACCTGGGCATGGGGATCCTCATGATCACCCACGACATCGGCGTCGTGGCGCAGATCGCCGACGAGGTCGCCGTCATGTACCTCGGCAAGATCGTCGAGCGCGGCGACGTACGCACCATCCTCAAGACACCACGTCACCCGTACACCATCGGCCTGCTCAGATCACTGCCCAGCATGAACGCCGGCATCACCCGGCTCCCATCGATCCCCGGATCCGTTCCGGGCAGCTCCCATCTCCCCGCCGGATGCTCCTTCCACCCACGCTGCGCCTACGCCGTCGCCGGCGAATGCGACCGCGGCCAACCTCCCGACCTCGTGAAGGTCACCAATGGCCACCACGCCGCATGCCTCCGCGCCGCCGAGATCGATTCAGCCGCGCAACGCAGCAGCAGCATCCCGCAGCCGGGCGACCTCCAACGACACCCCCACATCACGCTCATGAACCCCCCGGACGACGCACCATCGGCGTCGACACCCAACGCCGCACAGACCGACGCGACGCACCAGCACAGCGAACCGATCCTCTCTGTACGCCGACTCTCCAAGCATTATCCCGTCCTCAGCAAGAGCCTGATCCGCAAACGCATCGGCACCGTCAGAGCCTGCGACAACATCAGCTTCGACCTGATGCCCGGCGAGACACTCGGACTGGTCGGCGAATCGGGGTGCGGCAAGACCACGCTGGGCAGGGCCATCCTGCGCGCTATTAAACCAACATCCGGCGAGGTGCTCTATCGCGACGAAACCAGCAACCACTACCACGACCTCGCCTCACTGCGCGAGGCAGAACTCAAGCCGCTCCGGACGCAACTGCAGATGATCTTTCAGGATCCCTTCAGCTCGCTCAACCCACGCATGACGATCCAGCAGATCGTCTCCGAGCCGCTGAGAATCCACCGGCTGGCCTCCGGCAGCGAACTCCACGACCGCGTCGCCGCCATCCTGACACGCGTTGGCATCCGGCCGGAATACCGCAACCGCTACCCCCACGCATTCTCAGGCGGTCAGCGGCAACGCATCGGCATCGCGCGGGCCCTGATCGTACGCCCCCGACTCATCATCGCCGACGAGTCGGTCTCCGCGCTCGACGTCTCGGTACAGGCCCAGGTCATCAACCTGCTCGCCGACCTGCAGGACGAGTACCGCCTGACCTACATCTTCATCGCGCACGACCTCTCGGTCGTCAAGCACATCTGCCACCGCGTCGCCGTCATGTACGCAGGACGAATCGTGGAAATCGCCGACAAGAACACGCTCTTCGAGAACCCCAGCCATCCCTACACCCGCGCCCTGCTCAACGCCGTGCCCTGCCCGGACCCGGACATCACGATCGAACACCAACTCAGTGGCGAGGTCGCCGACGTCGCCAACCTCCCCACCGGCTGCGCCTTCAACCCGCGGTGCCGAGAGGTCATGCCCGCCTGCAGGGAACAACGCCCAGAGCTCCAGGCGATCTCCGATCGTACGCAAGCCGCCTGTCACCTCCACAACCACGCACAGACCGTCGCGATCCGAACACCGTCCGACCGATCCTGA
- a CDS encoding ABC transporter permease: MEVMSQWRLILRRFLRHRLAVISTLFLIFIYSVAIFAEPLAVNPPNQRNLDHVYCPPQLLLISTQHGLYTYGYEQQIDPVTFRKSYLLREDVIVPVRLLGRGAPYKLWGLIPLERHLLTVSAESKDADHHELMTYYPLGTDELGRCILSRAVYGARVSLSVGIIGIGCTFVFGIVIGSISGYLGGRADNLIQRSIEIINSFPHLPLWIALAALLPPEWSALKIYFAITVLLSLLNWTGLARVVRGKILSLREEDYAVAARLLGASHTRVLFLHLLPGFTSHIIVALTLAAPAMILGETSLSFLGLGLRPPIVSWGVMLQDCLDVKAVRFYPWLLMPVVFIITTVLSFNFLGDGLRDAADPYEGR, translated from the coding sequence ATGGAGGTTATGTCGCAGTGGCGGCTGATCCTTCGACGCTTCCTCAGGCATCGGCTCGCCGTCATCTCCACGCTCTTCCTGATCTTCATTTACTCCGTGGCGATCTTTGCCGAACCACTCGCCGTGAACCCCCCGAATCAACGCAACCTCGATCACGTCTACTGCCCGCCACAACTCCTGCTCATCAGCACGCAACACGGCCTCTATACCTACGGGTACGAGCAGCAGATCGATCCCGTCACGTTCCGTAAGTCCTACCTCCTGCGGGAAGACGTGATCGTTCCGGTCAGACTGCTCGGACGTGGCGCACCCTACAAGCTCTGGGGTTTGATCCCTCTTGAACGCCACCTGCTCACCGTTTCCGCCGAATCGAAGGATGCCGACCATCACGAATTGATGACCTACTACCCGCTCGGCACCGACGAACTGGGACGATGCATCCTCAGCCGAGCTGTCTACGGCGCCCGCGTTTCACTCTCGGTGGGCATCATCGGGATCGGGTGCACGTTCGTGTTCGGCATCGTCATTGGCAGCATCAGCGGCTACCTCGGTGGCCGCGCCGACAACCTCATCCAGCGGTCGATCGAGATCATCAACTCCTTCCCGCACCTGCCTCTCTGGATCGCCCTCGCGGCCCTGCTTCCCCCCGAGTGGTCCGCCCTGAAAATCTACTTCGCGATCACCGTCCTCCTCTCCCTGCTCAACTGGACAGGACTGGCACGCGTCGTGCGCGGGAAGATCCTCTCCCTGCGCGAGGAAGACTACGCCGTCGCCGCACGACTCCTCGGAGCCTCTCACACACGAGTCCTCTTCCTCCACCTGCTTCCGGGATTTACCAGCCACATCATCGTCGCACTCACGCTCGCCGCTCCGGCCATGATCCTTGGCGAGACCTCGCTCAGCTTCCTCGGGCTCGGGCTCAGGCCGCCCATCGTCAGCTGGGGCGTCATGCTCCAGGACTGCCTCGACGTCAAGGCCGTGCGGTTCTACCCCTGGTTACTCATGCCGGTCGTCTTCATCATCACCACCGTGCTGAGCTTCAATTTCTTGGGCGACGGCCTCCGCGACGCCGCCGACCCCTACGAGGGACGATGA